A DNA window from Candidatus Woesearchaeota archaeon contains the following coding sequences:
- a CDS encoding UPF0489 family protein, which yields MGRTIQSVDQLALHFPERTGFELPSHLSSSERQPRYTMVHGVPIVIVDPHNEVFYYWALARRNLDEPAMLMHTDDHSDTAPTGLPFFEEYAGKKIGEASSEQLWDYTQRLTISDFIEAAVVADLIQPDVVWFNPRSEYYQGRLVQYRHQAPDRYALEKVGEEDIQRGQRPKNPFLNSSPAIWDIDLDQFSGCHPRFPEVPFYGRMKVDEHVQRTTDFLRHCARPVLVTIAESQTPHTYCPPADLEYVTEKTLAMLDEVLR from the coding sequence ATGGGACGCACCATACAATCAGTAGACCAACTGGCCTTACACTTCCCTGAAAGAACAGGTTTTGAATTACCATCTCATCTATCTTCTTCGGAAAGACAGCCGCGATATACGATGGTGCACGGTGTGCCGATTGTTATTGTTGACCCGCACAATGAGGTGTTTTATTATTGGGCATTGGCACGAAGAAACCTTGACGAGCCGGCAATGCTGATGCATACTGATGATCATTCGGACACGGCACCTACGGGCTTACCGTTCTTTGAAGAATATGCCGGAAAAAAAATCGGAGAGGCATCTTCTGAACAGTTATGGGATTACACACAACGACTCACTATCAGTGATTTCATCGAAGCAGCGGTTGTTGCGGATTTGATACAACCAGACGTAGTTTGGTTCAACCCCCGTTCTGAATACTATCAGGGCCGGCTTGTTCAGTACCGACATCAAGCTCCAGACCGGTATGCTCTGGAAAAAGTTGGAGAGGAAGACATCCAACGCGGCCAGCGCCCAAAGAATCCGTTTCTCAACAGTTCGCCAGCTATATGGGACATTGATTTGGATCAGTTTTCAGGGTGCCACCCGCGTTTCCCTGAAGTTCCGTTTTATGGCAGAATGAAGGTTGACGAACATGTACAAAGAACAACGGACTTTCTCCGGCATTGTGCGCGCCCCGTTTTAGTAACCATCGCCGAATCCCAGACACCACACACTTATTGCCCACCCGCTGACCTTGAATACGTCACCGAAAAAACACTCGCCATGCTCGACGAGGTGCTGCGATGA
- a CDS encoding S6e family ribosomal protein — translation MAQIKVVIGDPKTKQSLQQEFKDDAAKPLLGLRIGDKIAGEALDFSGYEFQITGGSDFAGFPMRTDVPGFTRKKILAVNGVGVKNKKKYRKKKQKGLRTMKGMRQRVTVAGNTVYEQTAQVNVKVVKHGPTPLPFVKKEAAAEGEKKAE, via the coding sequence ATGGCACAAATTAAAGTCGTTATCGGCGACCCGAAAACAAAGCAATCATTGCAGCAAGAATTCAAAGACGACGCAGCAAAGCCGCTGCTCGGCCTGCGCATCGGCGACAAAATTGCCGGTGAAGCGCTTGACTTTTCTGGCTATGAATTTCAAATTACAGGCGGAAGCGATTTTGCGGGCTTTCCCATGCGCACTGATGTTCCCGGCTTTACCCGTAAGAAAATTCTCGCGGTGAACGGCGTCGGCGTGAAAAACAAGAAAAAATACCGCAAGAAAAAGCAAAAAGGGCTTCGAACCATGAAGGGCATGCGCCAGCGCGTGACTGTTGCCGGCAACACGGTCTATGAACAAACTGCGCAGGTCAATGTTAAAGTCGTGAAACATGGTCCTACGCCTCTTCCGTTTGTGAAGAAAGAAGCAGCGGCAGAAGGCGAGAAGAAAGCGGAATAA
- a CDS encoding M23 family metallopeptidase, whose protein sequence is MSIDDTIEAVSHGQGTRREFLAAAAGLAVLLFSREAGTGTKAKKEKQQTAPKQKALTDDELLRKYSRYQNPLRVGNPLATIKPWGAWGAGRRGKFLTKTDNPHAAVDMACKIGTPLYPMGVGKVIYAGNEKDRRPQYWRNGNVVEIETTNGLRTFYAHLSRTRVKTGDYVNLDTIVGYSGVSGNGNQGKEPHVHVQVKQNGVPVKPTRFFSGSYYTAAKKEKERYVREFRAIEQQTKK, encoded by the coding sequence ATGAGCATCGACGACACCATTGAAGCAGTGAGCCACGGACAGGGCACGCGGCGAGAGTTTCTCGCAGCAGCCGCAGGCCTTGCAGTGCTTCTTTTTTCCAGAGAGGCCGGCACCGGAACAAAAGCGAAAAAAGAAAAACAACAAACAGCGCCGAAACAAAAAGCGCTGACCGATGACGAATTGCTCCGAAAATATTCACGTTACCAAAACCCGCTCCGCGTCGGCAATCCACTTGCCACCATCAAACCATGGGGCGCATGGGGCGCAGGCAGGCGAGGAAAATTTTTGACCAAAACAGACAACCCGCATGCTGCAGTTGATATGGCGTGTAAAATTGGCACGCCGCTGTATCCCATGGGCGTTGGAAAAGTTATTTACGCCGGCAATGAAAAAGACCGAAGGCCACAGTACTGGAGAAATGGAAATGTCGTTGAAATTGAAACAACGAACGGTTTGAGAACGTTCTATGCGCACTTGAGCAGAACACGCGTGAAAACAGGAGACTATGTAAACCTCGACACTATTGTGGGGTATTCAGGTGTGAGTGGCAACGGCAACCAGGGAAAAGAGCCGCACGTGCACGTCCAAGTAAAACAGAATGGGGTTCCAGTGAAGCCAACACGATTTTTTAGTGGCAGCTATTACACCGCTGCAAAAAAAGAAAAAGAGAGATATGTACGCGAGTTCAGAGCGATTGAACAGCAGACAAAAAAATAG
- a CDS encoding radical SAM protein, producing the protein MPTSLLTVGARLLHAGVDVTFHDENLLPAEISSDCAGFNLLGAAYIPEVIKLQERIKQEQGEKTFLVGGQVISGLSPSQLERLFGNATHNGNEDSTLARVLGIDVNALVSPEKTSLIPAYERLDDEVMKEYLSREFSLYVSQGCKFSCDFCAAVRTYKDPITGQTTKITEAYREMDIIKSDFDYLVRRAKSFGLRELQLYMSNLDVFQTPAQLLQFAYALQEVEHENPEFKISLRGLATVDSYLRARKNMPKSIRELVTAGFNTVGFGIDGWTKEVWTAVKKGHNTEEKCLEAIRSTREEFGITPEILMVFGHPSADTEDSLGAAYEVTRMVVEAHGAVPRPHVSKDFIPGNTGWRSPEHGRAVETLLNHPEAFQSLDFTALPSPLTHPNERVRELATEYFLRMCALQGNTTLYVKPITPGLSRVELEAIRKFNEGRFDR; encoded by the coding sequence ATGCCAACATCTCTTCTTACAGTAGGTGCAAGACTGCTCCATGCAGGAGTAGATGTCACGTTCCATGATGAAAACCTACTGCCGGCGGAGATATCTTCTGATTGTGCAGGGTTTAATCTATTAGGTGCCGCATACATCCCGGAAGTAATAAAATTACAAGAAAGGATTAAACAAGAACAGGGAGAGAAAACGTTTCTTGTTGGCGGACAGGTTATTTCTGGATTAAGTCCGAGCCAGTTAGAGCGGTTATTTGGTAATGCAACCCACAATGGAAATGAGGATTCCACATTAGCGAGAGTTCTCGGCATAGATGTAAACGCATTAGTTTCACCGGAGAAAACGTCACTTATTCCTGCCTATGAGCGGTTAGATGATGAAGTTATGAAAGAATATCTTTCACGAGAATTTTCTCTTTATGTGTCCCAAGGGTGTAAGTTTTCATGTGATTTTTGTGCAGCAGTAAGAACGTACAAAGATCCGATTACCGGACAAACGACCAAAATAACGGAAGCTTACAGAGAAATGGATATCATAAAATCTGACTTTGATTATTTAGTGAGAAGAGCAAAATCGTTTGGTTTAAGGGAGCTGCAACTGTATATGTCTAATCTCGACGTATTTCAAACACCCGCACAGTTACTTCAATTTGCGTATGCACTACAAGAAGTGGAGCATGAAAATCCAGAGTTTAAGATTAGTCTTCGTGGCTTGGCCACGGTTGATTCGTATTTGCGGGCACGAAAGAATATGCCGAAAAGCATCAGGGAATTGGTTACTGCCGGTTTTAATACGGTTGGCTTTGGCATTGATGGTTGGACGAAAGAAGTGTGGACAGCAGTTAAAAAAGGGCATAATACCGAAGAGAAATGTTTGGAAGCGATTAGGTCAACAAGAGAAGAATTTGGAATTACGCCAGAGATATTAATGGTGTTTGGGCATCCGAGCGCAGACACTGAGGATTCTCTTGGTGCTGCGTACGAAGTGACGAGAATGGTGGTAGAAGCACATGGAGCAGTTCCGAGGCCGCATGTCTCAAAAGATTTTATTCCGGGAAATACAGGCTGGAGAAGCCCGGAGCATGGGCGTGCAGTTGAGACGTTGTTGAACCATCCGGAAGCTTTTCAGTCGTTAGATTTTACAGCACTTCCCTCGCCGTTAACGCATCCAAATGAGAGAGTCAGAGAATTAGCAACAGAATATTTTTTGAGAATGTGCGCGCTTCAGGGGAATACGACGCTGTATGTTAAACCGATAACACCCGGATTAAGCCGGGTGGAGTTAGAAGCCATCAGAAAATTTAATGAAGGCAGGTTTGATCGTTAG
- a CDS encoding folylpolyglutamate synthase/dihydrofolate synthase family protein — MQLLEQLYALKRELGSEQRLDETRELLAKLGNPEKQMRYIHVAGTNGKGSVCAMLAAILQEAGMKVGLYTSPHLIRFNERIKINNQEISDEELAALLEKVMALRTNQTFFETTTALATSYFAEKKVDIVVVEAGVGGRLDATNALPPENCLVTLITPISMEHTDKLGETIEKIAAEKAGIIKSGVECITSNDNPKVLEILNHECKEKKAKLFTIDREDIEKAQTNLCGDFEKQNAALAGCAARLLNKKGIAVDEKTITIGLMSTVWPGRMQFETINQKGYLLDGAHNLQGIQALVKELEKIKQNYREIVLVFGVMNDKDIIAMTSALFPMVTRVILTKPAVGRSAEPEQVYRLYNNANRVLPQQETKVILFSRNVPEALHKAQSIARENSLILITGSLYLVGEALKELSQTEGHPPARDTRTMPLV, encoded by the coding sequence ATGCAGCTCCTCGAACAACTCTACGCGCTGAAACGCGAGCTCGGCTCCGAACAGCGACTCGACGAAACACGCGAGCTTCTCGCCAAACTCGGCAATCCTGAAAAACAGATGAGGTATATTCACGTCGCTGGCACCAATGGCAAGGGCTCGGTCTGCGCCATGCTCGCGGCAATTCTCCAAGAAGCAGGTATGAAAGTTGGCCTTTACACTTCACCGCATCTCATACGGTTCAATGAACGCATCAAAATAAACAATCAGGAAATTTCTGACGAAGAATTAGCGGCGTTGCTTGAAAAAGTAATGGCGCTGAGAACGAACCAAACTTTTTTTGAAACAACAACCGCATTGGCAACGTCCTATTTCGCCGAAAAAAAGGTGGATATTGTTGTTGTAGAAGCGGGTGTGGGCGGTCGGCTCGACGCAACAAACGCCCTGCCGCCGGAAAATTGTCTCGTCACTCTCATTACCCCCATAAGCATGGAGCATACCGACAAGCTCGGCGAAACAATTGAAAAAATTGCAGCAGAAAAAGCAGGAATCATCAAGTCGGGAGTTGAATGCATCACGAGCAATGATAATCCGAAAGTGCTTGAAATCCTTAACCATGAATGCAAAGAAAAAAAGGCAAAGCTGTTCACCATCGACCGTGAGGATATAGAGAAAGCGCAGACAAACCTGTGCGGAGATTTTGAAAAACAGAACGCTGCGCTCGCCGGCTGCGCCGCACGACTGCTGAACAAGAAAGGAATTGCTGTCGATGAAAAAACAATCACCATCGGCCTCATGTCAACGGTGTGGCCGGGCAGAATGCAGTTTGAAACCATCAACCAAAAAGGATATTTGCTTGACGGCGCGCACAATCTGCAGGGTATACAGGCACTGGTCAAAGAATTGGAAAAAATAAAACAAAACTACCGCGAGATTGTGTTGGTGTTCGGCGTGATGAACGACAAAGATATCATCGCAATGACCAGCGCGTTGTTTCCGATGGTAACCAGAGTCATTCTCACCAAGCCAGCCGTTGGCCGCAGTGCCGAGCCGGAACAAGTCTATCGGCTGTATAATAATGCGAATCGTGTACTGCCGCAACAGGAGACAAAAGTGATTCTGTTTTCCCGCAATGTGCCCGAAGCGTTGCACAAGGCACAGAGCATTGCACGGGAGAACAGCCTGATTTTGATAACCGGCTCATTATACCTTGTTGGAGAAGCATTGAAAGAGCTTAGCCAAACAGAAGGTCATCCCCCAGCCCGCGATACGCGAACCATGCCGCTTGTATGA
- a CDS encoding CDP-archaeol synthase produces the protein MQNLIDLILTTVTFFLPAGVANMMPVLVAKIPVLNVPMDFGYSFRGKRIFGDHKTWRGLVFGIGGAVLISYFIWRVPMEPGSVAVEISVRNSIILGIALGAGALLGDAIKSFFKRQIGIKPGGSWVPFDQIDWILGALIAVHFFVAPQPVAVWITTLVLFGLLHPVINVGGYLLKIKKNKF, from the coding sequence ATGCAAAATCTGATTGACCTAATCCTCACGACAGTTACTTTCTTCCTCCCTGCTGGCGTAGCCAACATGATGCCCGTGCTTGTGGCAAAAATTCCAGTTCTCAACGTGCCGATGGATTTCGGCTATTCGTTCCGCGGCAAGCGGATTTTTGGCGACCACAAAACATGGCGAGGGTTGGTGTTTGGTATTGGAGGAGCAGTTCTGATATCGTACTTCATTTGGAGAGTGCCCATGGAACCGGGGAGCGTTGCCGTGGAAATTTCAGTTCGTAACAGCATCATACTCGGCATTGCTCTCGGCGCCGGCGCGCTGCTCGGCGATGCGATAAAAAGTTTTTTCAAGCGACAGATTGGCATCAAGCCGGGCGGCTCATGGGTGCCGTTTGACCAGATCGATTGGATTCTCGGCGCGCTGATTGCTGTACATTTTTTCGTGGCGCCGCAACCGGTCGCGGTTTGGATAACAACCCTTGTGCTTTTTGGTTTGTTGCATCCGGTAATTAATGTGGGTGGTTATCTCTTGAAAATAAAGAAGAATAAGTTTTAG